Proteins from one Paenibacillus amylolyticus genomic window:
- a CDS encoding ABC transporter ATP-binding protein produces the protein MNKYDSSFFSYYRPYKKLFLIDFGCAVLAGLLELAFPLAVSKFINELLPGQDWPLILLACIVLLSIYALNTVLNYVVTYWGHMLGINIETNMREKMFAHLQKLSFRFFDNRKTGHLIGHLTNDLNDIGEVAHHGPEDVFIAVMTLIGSFWLMANINLELALLTFIIIPIMAWVIIVFGGRMTKTYRRLFGDVGNFNARIEDNVGGMRVVQSFANEEHEKELFAVDNQNFRKTKLLAYKTMAKSISVSYMMMRLVTVFVMISGAWFYIDGRINMGDFMAFLLLSNIFFRPIEKINAVIESYPKGIAGFKRYLEIIDTEPEIADRKDAVELESVKGDIRFENVSFGYESSRRILNDISLSVRPGETVAFVGPSGAGKTTICSLLPRFYEVEEGRITVDGVDIRDVKLQSLRKHIGIVQQDVFLFSGTIKENIAYGDLSATDEQIWDAARRASLEELILTLPDGMDTVIGERGVKLSGGQKQRLSIARMFLKNPPILILDEATSALDTETEALIQQSLAELSVGRTTLVIAHRLTTIKNADRIIVVNTDGIAEQGNHEELVAAGGIYSRLHQVQYSHS, from the coding sequence GTGAATAAGTATGATTCGTCGTTTTTTTCGTATTATCGTCCTTATAAGAAACTGTTTTTAATCGATTTTGGATGTGCTGTACTCGCAGGTCTTCTGGAGCTGGCTTTTCCCCTTGCCGTGAGTAAATTCATTAATGAGTTGCTGCCAGGTCAGGATTGGCCTCTTATTTTGCTTGCCTGTATTGTACTGTTATCCATCTATGCACTTAATACGGTATTGAACTATGTCGTTACATACTGGGGGCATATGCTGGGCATTAACATTGAGACCAATATGCGTGAGAAGATGTTCGCTCACTTGCAGAAGCTGTCTTTCCGGTTCTTCGATAATCGTAAAACGGGCCATCTGATCGGTCATTTAACCAATGATTTGAACGACATCGGCGAGGTTGCTCACCATGGACCTGAGGATGTGTTCATTGCAGTGATGACATTAATCGGATCGTTCTGGCTGATGGCTAACATTAATCTTGAGCTTGCGCTGCTTACCTTTATCATTATCCCAATTATGGCTTGGGTCATTATCGTATTTGGTGGCCGTATGACGAAGACGTATCGAAGACTCTTCGGAGACGTCGGTAATTTCAATGCGCGCATTGAGGACAATGTCGGTGGCATGCGTGTTGTGCAATCGTTCGCCAACGAAGAACACGAGAAAGAGCTTTTTGCTGTAGACAATCAGAATTTCCGCAAAACCAAGCTGCTTGCCTACAAAACGATGGCGAAAAGTATCTCGGTCAGTTATATGATGATGCGACTGGTTACGGTATTTGTCATGATCAGCGGGGCCTGGTTTTATATTGATGGCAGAATTAATATGGGTGATTTTATGGCCTTCCTGCTGCTGTCGAATATCTTCTTCCGACCTATCGAGAAGATTAACGCAGTCATCGAAAGTTATCCGAAGGGCATTGCTGGTTTCAAGCGGTATCTGGAGATCATTGATACAGAACCTGAGATTGCTGATCGTAAAGATGCCGTTGAATTGGAAAGTGTAAAGGGTGATATTCGATTTGAGAACGTCTCGTTCGGATACGAATCCAGTCGGCGTATCTTGAATGATATCAGTCTGTCTGTTCGACCAGGGGAAACCGTTGCTTTTGTTGGACCTTCGGGTGCTGGTAAGACAACCATCTGCAGCTTGCTTCCGCGATTCTATGAGGTAGAAGAGGGGCGAATCACTGTTGATGGAGTGGACATTCGGGATGTTAAACTTCAATCGTTGCGTAAGCATATCGGGATTGTACAACAGGATGTATTTTTGTTCTCGGGTACGATTAAGGAGAATATTGCTTATGGTGACCTAAGTGCAACGGACGAACAGATCTGGGATGCCGCTCGTCGTGCCTCATTGGAGGAATTGATTCTTACGTTGCCGGACGGCATGGATACGGTCATTGGTGAGCGTGGAGTCAAGCTATCCGGAGGACAGAAGCAACGGTTATCCATTGCTCGTATGTTCTTGAAAAATCCACCCATTCTTATTCTGGATGAGGCAACCTCTGCACTGGACACGGAAACGGAAGCACTTATTCAGCAATCACTCGCGGAACTGTCGGTGGGTAGAACGACACTTGTGATTGCACACCGATTGACAACGATCAAGAATGCGGATCGAATCATCGTAGTGAACACAGATGGTATCGCTGAACAGGGTAACCATGAGGAATTGGTCGCCGCTGGAGGCATATACAGCCGTCTTCATCAGGTGCAATATAGTCACTCTTAA
- a CDS encoding alpha/beta hydrolase codes for MMKKILIILLKIFGAIVIAFALFIATVFIINAVSNKSEEGKIKPYGQFVAVDGKNMNVLIQGKGKETVVLLPGYGTPAPALDFKPLIDELSPFYKVVVIEPFGYGLSDITEKERTTENMVSEIHEALQQLGIQRYTLMAHSISGIYGLDYVNKYANEVTSFVGIESSVPTQGGNDDPFPTGTYKLLKKSGFYRLLMKLAPDQLIAPDVDAETREQIRILSLKNTFNPNNLNEGENFAPNFKATENLSFPKDFPLIFFLQANDTETEAWIPLHEEQVKDSVHGKVMTFEGEHYLHHSRSKEIVQEYKKFMSEIK; via the coding sequence ATGATGAAAAAAATATTAATTATTTTGCTCAAAATATTTGGTGCGATCGTTATCGCTTTTGCATTGTTTATTGCGACTGTCTTTATTATTAATGCAGTTAGCAACAAATCGGAGGAAGGGAAGATAAAACCTTATGGCCAATTTGTAGCGGTTGACGGCAAAAACATGAATGTGTTGATTCAAGGAAAAGGCAAAGAAACGGTAGTATTGCTTCCTGGATATGGAACACCCGCCCCAGCCCTTGATTTCAAACCGCTCATCGATGAGCTATCTCCATTTTACAAAGTCGTTGTCATTGAACCTTTCGGTTATGGATTAAGTGATATTACTGAAAAAGAGCGTACTACGGAAAATATGGTTAGTGAAATTCATGAAGCGTTACAGCAACTTGGTATTCAACGTTATACGCTCATGGCTCACTCCATTTCAGGGATATACGGATTGGATTATGTGAACAAATATGCAAACGAAGTAACTTCCTTTGTCGGCATTGAGAGCAGTGTCCCAACGCAGGGAGGTAACGATGATCCATTCCCAACCGGAACGTACAAACTGCTTAAAAAATCAGGATTCTACCGACTGTTAATGAAACTGGCCCCTGATCAACTGATTGCACCCGATGTTGATGCTGAAACCAGAGAGCAAATTCGAATCCTTTCACTCAAAAATACGTTTAATCCGAACAACCTGAATGAAGGCGAAAACTTTGCTCCTAATTTCAAAGCAACGGAGAACTTGTCTTTCCCCAAAGATTTTCCGTTGATTTTCTTCTTACAAGCGAATGATACCGAAACGGAAGCATGGATCCCCTTGCATGAAGAGCAAGTCAAAGATTCCGTGCATGGAAAAGTGATGACTTTCGAGGGAGAACATTATTTGCATCACTCCCGATCCAAAGAAATCGTTCAAGAATATAAGAAGTTTATGAGTGAGATAAAGTAG